TGCTACCCCAGGTGAGACCTGCTCCAAAAGAAGTGAGCAGCAGGATTTCTCCCCGGCGGATCTTTTTGGTGCGGATAGCTTCGTCGATCGCCAAGGGAATTGTGGCAGAGGAAGTATTGCCATATTTTTGAATGTTGACTATTACCTTGCTCATCGGAATCTTCATTTTGTCTGCCAAAGCTTCGATAATGCGCAGGTTTGCTTGATGCGGGATCACCCAGTCGATATCGGAGGGGCCAATGTGATTGCGGCGTAATAGCTCATCAGAAGACGCAAACATGGATTTTATGGCATTCTTGAATATCCGATTACCTTCCATATGTACCGTGTGTTGATTGGCGTCCACGGTTTCATGGCTGGCAGGCAGGCGTGAACCTCCGGCTACTTGAATCAGGAATTCTCCCTGGGAACCGTCGGCATCTATTTTGCTATCGATAATGCGGGAGATATCCGTGGCTTCTGCTTTGGAAATGACCGCAGCGCCGGAGGCGTCTCCAAAGAGAACGCAGGTATTACGATCGTTCCAGTTAGTTATTTTGGTAAGGATTTCCACACCCACCACTAGAATGTGTGAAGCAGCGCCATTTTCCACATATTGGCGGGCAATATCGCAGGCATAGATAAATCCTGTACAACCTGCCGATACGTCGAAAGCTGGTATCCCCTTTAATCCGAGGCGTTTCTGCAAGATACAGGCTGTCGAGGGGAAGGGGTGGTCTCCAGAGATAGTTGCCACGATGATGGCATCTATCTCCTTGTATTTCACTTTTGAAGCTTCGATGGCATTCACTGCCGCCTGATAGGCAAGATCACTGGCAGCTTCTTCCGCACTGGCGATATGACGTTCCACCATACCAGTTCTGGTGCGGATCCATTCGTCTGAAGTATCCACCATTTTTTCCAGATCCTGGTTTGTAAGAATCTTGGCCGGGGCGTAACTCCCGAAGGCTGAGAACTTTGCATGATAGTTTCCCATTACAACCTCTCAAAATAGTTTTTTGTGTGCTCCACAAATCCGGATTCGGCTATGTGTGCGGCAAAACGGATCGCGTTCTTCATCGCTTTTGCATTGCTGCGTCCATGCGATACCACGGGAATTCCGTTCAGTCCCACCAGCAAAGCACCCCCATACTCGGTGTGGTCCAGTTTCTTTTTGATATAGCTATAAACAGGATAGGAGAGCATCGCCCCCAATTTGGCAACCCAATCCTTGTTAATCTGTTCTTTGAGGATCTGGAAGATGGAAAATCCCACACCCTCAACGGTCTTGAGCATTACATTACCCACAAAGCCATCACAGACAATCACATCCGTAACTCCGGAGATTACGTCTTTGCCCTCTATATTGCCCACGAAATTGATGTCTTTGCTTTCCGCCATCAGCTTGTGAGCTTCCTTGGACATCAAGTTTCCTTTTGCGCTTTCTTCGCCTATGTTCAGTAGGCTTACCCGGGGTCTTTTTTCCTTGAAGAAATACTCATAGTATTTCGACCCCATGATGGCAAACTGCATCAGGTGTTCAGCGTCGCAATCTACATTGGCGCCAACGTCCAGGATGATCTCATGACTGTCCTGAGTTGGGAATACAACGGCTATTGCTGGACGCAATACGTTTTTCATCCTTCCCAAAGTAATCAGGGAAGCGCTCATCATGGCTCCGGTGTTTCCTGCGGATACTGCCACATCTGCCATACCGGCTTTGTGGATGGCAATGGTGCGAACCATGGAAGAATCTCGTTTGTTTCGCACAGATGCAGCGGCGCTATCTCCCATCTCGATCCGCTGGGCAGCATGCTCAATACGGATGCGAGCCGGGTCATAATAGTATTTGCTTAATTCAGTGCTCAGTATCTGCTCGTCTCCAACCAGAATTACCTGAGAGCAAAGATCCTCTTTTATGGCAAGAACGGCACCCTCGATCTCGGGATGAGGTGCCGCATCACTGCCAAAGGCATCCAGCGCTACGCGCAAATTTATCCCTTGTCTTCTAAAATCTGCTTGCGGTTATAAGTTCCGCAATTATCACAAATATGGTGTGAGCGAGTGGCTTCACCACATTTCTGGCAGGTGCTGAAACTCGGTGCAATTAGAGCATCGTGAGTTCTGCGCTTGTCTCTGCGGATCTTCGATGTTTTTCTTTTTGGTACTGCCATTATAAACTCCTTTGGCTACAAAAAAATGAATCAGATTCAAGATTCATGCGTAAGTGTACAAAAGACAAATCCGGACATTATGTTCATCCTAATACTTACGTCAATCAGAGCATGAACTTGTAAGCCCTGGTTTTTGTCAATCAAAATAGTTGTTTGAGAGGACTAAATATCTGGTTTGCACACAGATCGGCGGAATACAAATCCGTATTGTAGCATTCCGCTGCTACTCTTTGTATCTCGTGTATCTAAAACCTCAAAACATATCTGCAGCAATAATTGGAGGCTAGGCTCAGGTGTCGCCCACAAGGGGCTCAATACGTGTTGTTGCGTTCTATGCGAGAGGCTCCGCTTCGCAGCGCACCCTCGCTATGAACTGTTCCGCCCTCCGGGCTTTACCGGCAATCTACTCAAGATAGAAGTCGACATACTACAGATCAATCTACGTATATCAGTTCGATCTGTATTATCTGCGTGCTACTAAAGCAGTGTCGAAGCAGATATAAAGCCGTTATAAAGCAGTGCCCACCCGATGATAACCCGATGATATCTGCTTCATTTGTGGATGTAGCACTGGGGAGGGAGAATCACTCGTTATTTATCTTGTGCGATGAACAGTCTCATAGCCAAATTTGGAGACGGGGCAAAGTCTTCCTTGACAAAATTGAGGCCGTATAAAAGACTATACTCATCTGGAAAAAACTATGAATTATAAGTTGAAACACACCCATCAGATAGTCCTTGCCTTCATCATCATCCCAGTGATGGTGCTGATCCTTACTATTGTATCCATCGCAATAAGGCAGAATTTATTTGAAAAGCGCTTTCATTTCATCACCGACTTGGAAAATGCCATCGGAATCTCGGCTCAGACTCCCGTTTTATACAAAGGTTTCGAGATCGGCAGGATCGATGAATTCTCTCTCAGTGAGGATGGCAGTATCTCGGTGGATTTCTATGTGCTGAAGCGCTATCGCCACCTGATGGTGGAATCCAGTGTGATATATCGTACCACCATTCCCATCACAAACAAGACCACTCTGGAATACGTGAGAGCTCCCGGGGCTCAAGAATTACTGGAGGAAAACAGCCGCATTCCTTCTACGGATTTTCCCGAAGGCAGAGCCCTGCTGAAGATTTACTCGCCCAAAAGTAGTGATCCCATCGCCATGATCGTGGAAAACATCGGCTTGCTCACCAGTGAGATAAACAAAGATGACAATGCGGATAAAGGCGCTTTGATGCGGATCCTGGTGCATGCCGCCAATGTCTCGGAAAAAGCCGAGGAAACCTTGGATTTGCTAAATATCAATCTACAAGAGATGAGCACGCTAACGGCGAATCTGAACCGGGATAACAACGCCGATTCGGGAGTAGTGTTACGCATTGTGAATAATGTAGCAGACATCAGTGAAAGCCTATCCGGACAGACGGATGAACTGGAGACCTTGATTGCGAGCGTGAACCTGGCGGCGGCAAACTATGCTAATCCGGACAGTCTGGCCATAAAAATGTTGGATCCCACGGGGGAAGTGTTAATAGCTCCCCTAAGTGCCTCACTGCAGGCCCTCAGTGGTACTCTGCAGGAGACCGAAAAGATAATGGGCAGCCTGTCGCGCTCTAATCCTGAGCTGCTATTGATGATAAACAACCTGAATCAGACGCTGGACAGAGCCAATAAAACTCTTGAGGCTTTGAACAACAATCCTCTCCTGCGCAAAGGTATAAGTCCATCGGTAATAAGAGATTATGCTCCACAAGGACGCATCGGCGAGGTGCCCGGTGAATAAAGCAATTCTGGGCGGTGTATGTGCTCTTTTATTGCTCTTTGGTGCGTGTTCGCGTCCGGTAAAGGTGAAGGAAGCTCCAGCCAAAGCCAGTGCGGACGCCACTCTGAAACTGGCACAAAACCTGGAACAAAAACAGCGCAATACAGACAGCGTTGCCACTTACGCTTCCGCCTTGCGTCAATACCGTAGTATTGGGGATTTGCGCGGCGAAGAATTTGCCTTGGCGGGTTTGGCCAGATTAGCATATTTGGCCGGTGATGAGGAGTCTTTTACCTCCTATCGCCAGGATTTAGTGAATTTGGTGGCAGATGCAGATCCGGAGGGGGCATTTGTGCCTCTGCTGTTGGATATCCACTTATTGTTGGACGCTGGGGATTATGCCCGCATCAAGGAGCTTGCGGTGGATTCCTACGATTATCCCATCAGTGTGCGGGTGCAAGTGCTTACGCAAGCTTTACAGGCGGATTCCTGGTTGAAACCGGGTTTTTCCAGCGTTGCTTTCAGTGACCTGGAACGGCTCTCAAAGCGTTATCGACGCAGTATGAAAAAGGATTTCTCTGCAGATTCCTCGGTCTTGTCTGCAGCCTTGTATGCGATGTCCTACCACAGTTTTCTTCTAAAAGACTACGGAGCGGCACAAAAGTACGTGGCAGAAGCGGAAATCCTGGATTATCGCAGTGAAAACTTCCCCGCTCTGGCCTATGATCTATGGTTGAAGGCCAAGATTCTGGAAGCAGACGGCAGTAAAGCTCTGGCCCTCAGCGAGTACACCAGAGCCCTGCATATCTTCTCTCAATATGCCAATAATGAGATGCAAAGCAAGACGGAAGCTGCCATACAGCGCTTGAAAGGAGAATAACGATGGAT
This sequence is a window from Candidatus Cloacimonadota bacterium. Protein-coding genes within it:
- a CDS encoding ketoacyl-ACP synthase III; translated protein: MGNYHAKFSAFGSYAPAKILTNQDLEKMVDTSDEWIRTRTGMVERHIASAEEAASDLAYQAAVNAIEASKVKYKEIDAIIVATISGDHPFPSTACILQKRLGLKGIPAFDVSAGCTGFIYACDIARQYVENGAASHILVVGVEILTKITNWNDRNTCVLFGDASGAAVISKAEATDISRIIDSKIDADGSQGEFLIQVAGGSRLPASHETVDANQHTVHMEGNRIFKNAIKSMFASSDELLRRNHIGPSDIDWVIPHQANLRIIEALADKMKIPMSKVIVNIQKYGNTSSATIPLAIDEAIRTKKIRRGEILLLTSFGAGLTWGSILARY
- the plsX gene encoding phosphate acyltransferase PlsX — translated: MRVALDAFGSDAAPHPEIEGAVLAIKEDLCSQVILVGDEQILSTELSKYYYDPARIRIEHAAQRIEMGDSAAASVRNKRDSSMVRTIAIHKAGMADVAVSAGNTGAMMSASLITLGRMKNVLRPAIAVVFPTQDSHEIILDVGANVDCDAEHLMQFAIMGSKYYEYFFKEKRPRVSLLNIGEESAKGNLMSKEAHKLMAESKDINFVGNIEGKDVISGVTDVIVCDGFVGNVMLKTVEGVGFSIFQILKEQINKDWVAKLGAMLSYPVYSYIKKKLDHTEYGGALLVGLNGIPVVSHGRSNAKAMKNAIRFAAHIAESGFVEHTKNYFERL
- the rpmF gene encoding 50S ribosomal protein L32, coding for MAVPKRKTSKIRRDKRRTHDALIAPSFSTCQKCGEATRSHHICDNCGTYNRKQILEDKG